The following are encoded in a window of Rissa tridactyla isolate bRisTri1 chromosome 15, bRisTri1.patW.cur.20221130, whole genome shotgun sequence genomic DNA:
- the SRSF2 gene encoding serine/arginine-rich splicing factor 2: MSYGRPPPDVEGMTSLKVDNLTYRTSPDTLRRVFEKYGRVGDVYIPRDRYTKESRGFAFVRFHDKRDAEDAMDAMDGAVLDGRELRVQMARYGRPPDSHHSRRGPPPRRYGSSGYGRRSRSPRRRRRSRSRSRSRSRSRSRSRYSRSKSRSRTRSRSRSTSKSRSARRSKSKSSSVSRSRSRSRSRSRSRSPPPASKRESNSRSRSKSPPKSPEEEGAVSS; encoded by the exons ATGAGCTACGGGCGCCCTCCGCCGGACGTGGAGGGCATGACGTCCCTCAAGGTGGACAACCTGACCTACCGTACGTCCCCGGACACGCTCCGGAGGGTCTTCGAGAAATACGGTCGAGTGGGCGACGTCTACATCCCCCGGGACCGCTACACCAAGGAGAGCCGTGGCTTCGCCTTCGTCCGTTTCCACGACAAACGCGACGCCGAGGACGCGATGGACGCCATGGACGGGGCCGTGCTGGATGGCCGGGAGCTCCGCGTCCAGATGGCCCGCTACGGCCGCCCCCCCGACTCGCACCACAGCCGGCggggcccgccgccccgccgctaCGGGAGCAGTGGCTatggccgccgcagccgcag CCCTAGAAGACGTCGTCGCAGCCGATCTAGAAGCAGGAGCCGTTCTAGATCTCGCAGTCGGTCCCGTTACAGTCGATCCAAATCCCGGTCTCGTACACGCTCTCGGTCTCGTTCCACATCGAAGTCCAGGTCTGCCAGGAGATCCAAGTCAAAGTCCTCGTCTGTCTCCAGATCCCGGTCCAGGTCAAGATCCCGGTCCAGATCTAGAAGCCCTCCCCCTGCCTCGAAGAGGGAATCCAACTCTAGATCCAGGTCTAAGAGCCCTCCCAAGTCTCCGGAAGAAGAAGGAGCTGTATCCTCCTAG
- the METTL23 gene encoding histone-arginine methyltransferase METTL23 produces the protein MEEPGRRRGGVRRYRFTEGPAALALRIPEELDSHYGTYVWPCAVVLAQYLWVHRRNLPGKRVLEVGAGVSLPGVVAAKCGAEVVLSDGEELPRCLQSCRRSCLANRLPHIPVLGLTWGRVSPELLALPPVDIILGSDVFFDPKDFEDILITIYFLLEKNPHAQFWTTYQVRSADWSIEALLCKWKLKSILIPLHSFSADKEHLASSSLPGRHTIEMMIISLAQSDGT, from the exons ATGGAggagccggggcggcggcggggtggcgTGAGGCGGTACCGCTTCACCGAGGGGCCGGCGGCGCTAGCGCTGCGCATCCCCGAG GAGCTGGACTCGCACTACGGGACGTACGTGTGGCCCTGCGCCGTGGTGCTGGCCCAGTACCTCTGGGTGCACCGGAGGAACCTCCCCGGCAAGCGGGTGCTGGAG GTGGGTGCCGGGGTGAGCCTGCCCGGCGTGGTGGCTGCCAAGTGCGGTGCCGAGGTGGTCCTGTCCGACGGCGAGGAGCTGCCccgctgcctgcagagctgccgCAGGAGCTGCCTGGCCAACCGGCTGCCCCACATCCCTGTGCTCGGGCTCACCTGGGGACGGGTGTCTCCAGAGCTGCTTGCTCTTCCTCCTGTAGACATTATTTTAGGCTCGGATGTCTTTTTTGACCCGAAAG ACTTTGAAGATATTTTAATTACAATTTACTTCTTGCTGGAAAAGAATCCACATGCTCAATTCTGGACTACTTACCAAGTCCGAAG TGCTGACTGGTCTATCGAAGCTTTGCTCTGCAAGTGGAAGCTGAAGAGCATCCTCATTCCCTTGCACTCCTTCAGTGCGGACAAAGAGCACTTGGCCAGCTCTTCTCTACCAGGAAGACATACAATTGAAATGATGATCATCTCACTAGCACAATCAGATGGTACTTaa